The Syngnathus acus chromosome 12, fSynAcu1.2, whole genome shotgun sequence genome contains the following window.
catatacatatatatatatacatatacatacatatatatatatatatatatatatacatacacacacacacacacacacacacacacacacacacacacacacacacacacacacacacacacacacacacacacacacacacacactcatatctCTCTTGTTTTGTCCATCTCTGTCACAGCTGGctttattgtgaagaagaTGGGGTTACCCCTGAAGCTTGTGGCCATGGTGAATGCCAATGACATTGTTCATAGGACAGTAACCTCTGGTGACTTTACCATGGCAACTAATGTGACACAGACACTGGCTCCTGCCATTGACATCCAGGTGCTTTTACAGTGCAAtgctaaaataaattgtaattgCACGATTATCAGCTGACATTGTCACATACTGGTTGCAGGTAGTACATAAGCAGTGTAAATGtcttttaataattaaaattgtGTATTATTTAGGACCCTTATAACATGGAGCGAGTATTCTGGCTGCTTCTGGAAAGAGACTATGCTTTGGTGAAGAAGATTATGAACGAGTTTCAACATTTACACAAATATACTCTGCTTGAAAAGACTTCCTGCA
Protein-coding sequences here:
- the thnsl2 gene encoding threonine synthase-like 2; its protein translation is FALCVFKADGSSDDIDQPLRHLFADEELVKYHGLMSLNSVNWSRIMIQLAHFIFAYFQLSDMEQIEAHKPLPELEAVVPTGGAGNIAAGFIVKKMGLPLKLVAMVNANDIVHRTVTSGDFTMATNVTQTLAPAIDIQDPYNMERVFWLLLERDYALVKKIMNEFQHLHKYTLLEKTSCT